A genomic region of Gemmatimonadota bacterium contains the following coding sequences:
- a CDS encoding DUF1206 domain-containing protein, producing MASSSSTGSIPRPDPTTVLPDVGSGVAVAARAGYTAKGIVYVLVGGLTASAALGSGDTTTPSEVVRGLPGTWWGATMLVLIAVGLAGYVVWQIVRAVADPEDRGTDAKGLALRASYLFSAAVYGLLGFTAVKVLLDQASSSSGSSSSEQASGMLLSLPGGRWLVALLALIVIGRGCAEIYNAWSERFRENLELQVGGGVADWMIRVGKAGLTARGVVFLVIGAFLVLAATSGSSSQARGLEGAMEALRDRGGPWVMAAVAVGLACYGAFQLIKARYRTIPD from the coding sequence GTGGCATCCTCGTCGTCCACCGGCTCCATCCCCCGTCCCGACCCGACCACCGTCCTTCCGGACGTGGGCTCCGGCGTGGCCGTCGCGGCGCGCGCCGGCTACACCGCCAAAGGCATCGTGTACGTCCTGGTGGGCGGGTTGACCGCATCGGCGGCGTTGGGCAGCGGCGACACCACCACGCCGTCCGAGGTCGTGCGGGGCCTGCCCGGCACCTGGTGGGGCGCCACCATGCTCGTGCTGATCGCGGTCGGCCTGGCCGGCTACGTGGTGTGGCAGATCGTCCGCGCGGTCGCCGACCCCGAGGACCGCGGCACCGACGCGAAGGGCCTGGCGCTGCGCGCGTCCTACCTGTTCAGCGCGGCCGTCTACGGTCTGCTCGGCTTCACGGCCGTGAAGGTCCTGTTGGATCAGGCGTCCTCGTCCTCCGGATCGAGCTCCAGCGAGCAGGCGAGCGGCATGTTGCTGTCGCTGCCCGGGGGTCGCTGGCTCGTGGCCTTGCTCGCGCTGATCGTCATCGGGCGCGGATGCGCCGAGATCTACAACGCCTGGTCGGAACGCTTCCGCGAGAACCTGGAGCTGCAGGTGGGGGGCGGCGTCGCGGATTGGATGATCCGGGTGGGCAAGGCGGGGCTGACCGCCCGAGGCGTGGTCTTCCTCGTCATCGGCGCCTTCCTGGTGCTGGCTGCGACCAGCGGCTCCTCCTCGCAGGCGCGCGGGCTCGAAGGCGCGATGGAGGCGCTGCGGGATCGAGGCGGTCCCTGGGTGATGGCGGCCGTCGCGGTGGGGCTCGCGTGCTACGGCGCATTCCAGCTGATCAAGGCCCGCTACCGCACCATCCCGGACTGA
- a CDS encoding SDR family NAD(P)-dependent oxidoreductase, giving the protein MSGVRVPPPASSQGVRPDPFVVSRPVPRGSTLPVALITGASSGLGRGLAVALAAEGYDLALVARRADLLEAVAADVLDRGQRAVVLPCDVSDADAALRAVRRCEEAIGPVDLLVANAGVQQERARRLVDAAAVRRVYEINVLGAVHFVDPVLPRMLEERRGHLVCVSSVAGYGGLPFRAAYASSKAAMTTWFESLRIELRGTGVDVTVINPGWVRTPMTEGNFASRPFGLELDDAVRRMTRAILERRRSFSFPLPVALAARFGRLLPRSVYDRVLEGRR; this is encoded by the coding sequence GTGTCGGGGGTTCGAGTCCCTCCTCCGGCATCTTCGCAAGGGGTCCGCCCGGACCCCTTCGTCGTTTCCAGACCCGTTCCCCGGGGGTCCACTCTGCCGGTCGCGCTGATCACCGGGGCGTCGTCGGGTCTGGGCCGGGGCCTGGCCGTGGCCCTCGCCGCCGAGGGGTACGACCTCGCGCTCGTGGCGCGCCGCGCCGACCTCCTGGAAGCCGTGGCCGCGGATGTCCTGGACCGCGGTCAGCGCGCGGTCGTCCTCCCCTGCGACGTCTCCGACGCAGATGCCGCGCTGCGCGCCGTCCGTCGCTGTGAGGAGGCGATCGGCCCGGTCGACCTGCTCGTGGCCAATGCGGGTGTCCAGCAGGAGCGGGCGCGGCGGCTGGTGGACGCGGCCGCAGTACGGCGCGTGTACGAGATCAACGTCCTCGGTGCCGTGCACTTCGTGGATCCGGTGCTCCCTCGCATGCTGGAGGAGCGTCGTGGCCACCTCGTGTGCGTGAGCAGTGTGGCCGGGTATGGCGGCCTGCCGTTCCGCGCCGCCTACGCATCCAGCAAAGCCGCCATGACCACCTGGTTCGAATCGCTGCGCATCGAGCTGCGTGGAACGGGAGTGGACGTGACCGTGATCAACCCCGGCTGGGTGCGCACGCCCATGACCGAGGGCAACTTCGCCAGCCGACCCTTCGGGCTCGAGCTGGACGACGCCGTGCGCCGGATGACGCGCGCCATCCTCGAGCGTCGGCGCTCATTCTCCTTTCCTCTCCCGGTGGCGCTGGCCGCCCGGTTCGGGAGACTGCTCCCGCGCAGCGTGTACGACCGTGTGCTCGAGGGTCGTCGCTGA